The genomic stretch TCGAGGGATCTGGCCGGCGACGTGGTTGTGCGAGATCCTCGGTGTCTCGCGTAGCGGGTTCTATGCGTGGCTGACCCGGCCGCCCAGTGCGCGGGCGCGCAGCGACGAAGTCCTGGGCGCGCAAGCGAGATCGAGTTTCCTGCAAAGCGATCGGACCTACGGTGCGCGGCGTGTCTGGCATGACCTGCTGGCTGCGGGTTTTGCGTGCGGGTTGCACCGCATCGAGCGGCTCATGGCCCACCACGGCCTGCGCGCCCGCCCAAGGCGGCGTAGCCTGCCGCGCGACACCGGTGAACGGTTGAGTAGCGCGGTGGCGCCGAACGTGCTCGACCGCCAATTCGAAGCGGCAGCGCCGAATCGCAAATGGATCGCCGACTTTACCTACATCTGGACCGCCGAGGGTTGGCTCTATGTGGCGGCGGTGCTGGATCTGTTCTCGCGACGCGCCGTAGGCTGGTCGATGAGCGCGACGATGACGGCGCAACTCGTGACCGACGCACTGATGATGGCTCTCTGGCGGCGCGGCAAGCCGGATGCACTGCTGCATCACTCGGATCAGGGCAGCCAGTACACGAGCGAGCGGTTTCAGCGCTTGGCTTCCGAACACGGTG from Burkholderiales bacterium encodes the following:
- a CDS encoding IS3 family transposase (programmed frameshift), whose translation is MERRKFSREFKLEAVKLVKERGVALTQAAHDLDVGQVTLRRWVKEFSADPGQAFPGAGQMKPEQAELERLRRENVRLKAERDILKKGRGLLCEGVDVKFGFIVKHRGIWPATWLCEILGVSRSGFYAWLTRPPSARARSDEVLGAQARSSFLQSDRTYGARRVWHDLLAAGFACGLHRIERLMAHHGLRARPRRRSLPRDTGERLSSAVAPNVLDRQFEAAAPNRKWIADFTYIWTAEGWLYVAAVLDLFSRRAVGWSMSATMTAQLVTDALMMALWRRGKPDALLHHSDQGSQYTSERFQRLASEHGVTCSMSRSGNVWDNSAMESFFSSLKTERVARKVYRTREQAKADVFDYIERFYNPRRRHSTLGYVSPMEFENQMQLA